One Mycolicibacterium pulveris genomic region harbors:
- a CDS encoding acetolactate synthase — MSTDAAGPSTVNAGRLIARRLRASGIEVVFTLSGGHLFSIYDGCRAENIRLVDTRHEQTAAFAAEGWSKVTRVPGVAALTAGPGVTNGMSAMAAAQQNQSPLVVLGGRAPALRWGQGSLQEIDHVPFVAPLAPFAATAQSPADVGPLIDNALRAAVGAPSGVAFVDFPMDHVFSEAPDDGAPGALAELPAGGDPDGAAVDAAVRLLSGAQRPVIMAGTNVWWGRAETALLNLAEALRIPVLMNGMARGTVPADHELAFSRARSKALGEADVALVIGVPLDFRLGFGGVFGAEAQLIAVDRVAPERRHPREVAAGLYGDLGKILAALSAATPNGHAGWIEELRAAESAARQGEAAELGDDRAPLHPMRVYAELKPLLERDAIVVIDAGDFGSYAGRVIDSYVPGAWLDSGPFGCLGSGPGYALAAKLACPDRQVVLLQGDGAFGFSGMEWDTLVRHRVQVVSVIGNNGIWALEKHPMEMLYGYSVVADLRPGTRYDQVVAALGGHGELVSKPAELRPALKRAFSAGLPAVVNVLTDPTVAYPRRSNLA; from the coding sequence ATGAGCACCGATGCTGCCGGGCCGTCCACGGTGAACGCCGGCCGCCTGATCGCCCGGCGGCTGCGCGCCAGCGGCATCGAGGTGGTCTTCACGCTCTCCGGCGGACACCTGTTCTCGATCTACGACGGCTGCCGCGCCGAGAACATCCGGCTGGTCGACACCCGCCACGAGCAGACGGCGGCGTTTGCCGCCGAAGGCTGGTCCAAGGTCACCCGGGTGCCCGGGGTCGCCGCGCTGACCGCCGGGCCCGGCGTCACCAACGGCATGAGCGCGATGGCCGCCGCGCAGCAGAACCAGTCACCGCTGGTGGTACTCGGTGGGCGGGCGCCGGCGCTGCGGTGGGGGCAGGGTTCGCTGCAGGAGATCGACCACGTCCCGTTCGTGGCGCCACTGGCTCCGTTCGCGGCGACGGCACAGTCTCCGGCGGACGTCGGGCCGCTGATCGACAACGCGCTGCGCGCCGCGGTGGGTGCGCCGTCGGGCGTGGCGTTCGTCGACTTCCCGATGGACCACGTGTTCAGCGAGGCTCCCGACGACGGCGCACCCGGCGCGCTGGCCGAGTTGCCCGCGGGCGGCGACCCGGATGGCGCCGCCGTCGACGCCGCTGTGCGGCTGCTGTCGGGCGCACAGCGGCCCGTCATCATGGCGGGCACCAACGTGTGGTGGGGGCGCGCCGAGACCGCGCTGCTGAATCTTGCTGAGGCGCTGCGGATCCCGGTGCTGATGAACGGCATGGCCCGCGGTACCGTGCCCGCCGATCACGAGCTGGCGTTCTCCAGGGCCCGGTCGAAAGCGTTGGGGGAGGCCGACGTTGCGCTGGTGATCGGGGTGCCGCTGGACTTCCGGTTGGGGTTCGGCGGCGTATTCGGCGCCGAGGCCCAACTCATCGCGGTCGACCGGGTGGCACCGGAGCGGCGGCATCCGCGCGAGGTGGCGGCCGGGCTGTACGGCGATCTCGGCAAGATCCTGGCCGCGCTGTCGGCGGCGACCCCGAACGGTCATGCGGGCTGGATCGAAGAATTGCGCGCGGCGGAGAGCGCGGCGCGGCAGGGCGAGGCCGCCGAGCTCGGCGACGACCGCGCGCCGCTTCATCCGATGCGGGTGTACGCCGAGCTCAAACCGCTGCTGGAGCGCGACGCCATCGTCGTCATCGACGCAGGCGATTTCGGTTCGTACGCGGGCCGCGTCATCGACAGCTATGTGCCCGGGGCGTGGCTGGACAGCGGGCCGTTCGGCTGCCTGGGTTCCGGACCGGGCTATGCGCTGGCGGCCAAGCTGGCGTGCCCGGACCGGCAGGTGGTGCTGCTGCAGGGTGACGGCGCGTTCGGGTTCTCCGGCATGGAGTGGGACACGCTGGTCCGGCACCGCGTGCAGGTGGTGTCGGTGATCGGCAACAACGGCATCTGGGCGCTGGAGAAACATCCGATGGAGATGCTCTACGGGTACTCGGTGGTGGCCGATCTGCGACCGGGCACCCGCTACGACCAGGTGGTCGCGGCGCTGGGCGGGCACGGCGAGCTGGTGTCGAAGCCCGCCGAGTTGCGGCCCGCCCTGAAGCGCGCGTTCTCGGCGGGCCTACCCGCGGTGGTCAACGTGCTGACCGACCCGACGGTGGCCTACCCGCGTCGCTCGAACCTGGCCTGA